Proteins encoded in a region of the Quercus lobata isolate SW786 chromosome 8, ValleyOak3.0 Primary Assembly, whole genome shotgun sequence genome:
- the LOC115957976 gene encoding ubiquitin-conjugating enzyme E2 11-like yields MAPCSSWSNLPRELIDRIFRRPMDSKDLARCTLVCTNWRNIIVDIWGKKLSLLRPAFKNPSRRILREYEKFQMDPPKGCKARLVESLFHWGAIMIGPQNSLYAGGVFLLNIHFSKKYPFEPPEITFQTKVYHPNIGQDGCLCLERSWCAAMSISNIIRVIYALFSNPDHEDPLDFEIAHIYRTQRIRYEQKARTWTKKYATARQNSAIDWSQFLMDHKILEPQE; encoded by the exons aTGGCGCCATGTTCATCATGGTCCAATCTACCAAGAGAACTCATCGACCGAATATTCAGAAGGCCAATGGACTCCAAGGATCTTGCAAGATGCACTCTTGTCTGTACTAATTGGCGAAACATTATtg TTGATATTTGGGGGAAGAAACTATCTTTGTTGAGACCTGCATTTAAAAATCCTAGTAGGAGAATTCTGAGGGAGTATGAGAAGTTCCAGATGGACCCTCCAAAAGGTTGCAAAGCTAGGCTTGTTGAGAGCCTCTTCCATTGGGGGGCAATCATGATTGGACCCCAAAATAGCCTTTATGCTGGTGGAGTTTTCCTCTTAAACATTCATTTCTCTAAGAAATACCCGTTTGAGCCTCCTGAAATCACATTCCAAACCAAG GTGTATCACCCAAACATTGGCCAAGATGGCTGCTTATGTCTTGAGAGATCATGGTGTGCAGCAATGTCCATTTCAAACATTATCCGAGTAATCTACGCTCTCTTCTCCAACCCTGATCATGAGGACCCCCTTGATTTTGAGATTGCTCACATCTATAGGACTCAGAGAATCCGATATGAACAAAAGGCAAGAACCTGGACCAAGAAATACGCTACTGCAAGACAGAATAGTGCAATAGACTGGTCACAGTTTCTCATGGACCATAAGATTTTGGAACCACAAGAATAG